The genomic stretch TTAATATTAATTCTTAAATCAATTATGTTTTTTATCCCAACCTTATCAACTATTTCGATCAAAAATGCAATTATAAAAGGCGAAAATATTCGTAGGAACTTATCAGAAAAGTTTTTTGCCTCAAACCATTCAAGCACTGAATGGATAGAACGATTTTCCAAACTCATTGAGTATGTATATCCACTAATAATCATAAAAATCGGAACTGCCATATCAATATAAAACGGGAATAAAAATCTAATTCTCAAATCACTTGATATTGCAGTATGAGTAATAACCACAAATATGATACAAATTGCTTTTAAGTAATCTAAATGTACTAATTTTTGCCTATTATTCACAATCAAACCGTTACTTATAGCATACATAGGCTCTTATAAACCTTCTCTTTCAAAAATAGAATCTAGTCCATATCTGTCGAACTTTATTTTCTTTTTAATTAATTGTTGGTCGCCCACTCTTTGCAACACAATGCTATATTATCTCTCACCACTCTGAATTCCGGTAATTTATCAAACAAATATTCTGCTATAACCTGCATCAATTCAAAATCACTCTCATGGTCTAAGTCTAAAACAGCCGTATCCATCATTTTAATTGATTCGCATTTCCCTTCAAAAATTGACTTCTTTCTCTCAAGAAACGAAGGGGAATATGCATACAGTGAAGCATTCATGTCAAATATCTCTGGAGCTTCCTGCCTAGCATTAAAATTTGAAGCAATAACTCTTTCATACCCATTTTCTGTTTTTTTAACCATATTAAAATAAGGATTGCGCCTTGAATCCGTTACCGAAAAAACTACGTCGGCATTGGAGATTATCTTGTTTTCTATAAGATTTCTAACATCCTCAGCAGTTCTTAACGGGGACGTAACATCCAAGTCAACAACCATATCATAGAAAACTGCTTTTCTCTGCCTCATTATTTCTAAACAATTCAAAATCACCGCTACTTTAGGTGTACTATCTAATCCTAACGATTCATCTCTCTCAATTATGTTCACATCAAAGCATACTCGTTCTTTAAACAATGCAGCTAAGTCTTTACTGTCAGTATTTAATACTACGTCGCACTGAACATCAGGATTTTGTTTCCTATACAAATCAATTGCCGAAGCAGTATAGAAAGGCAAGGGATACCCCAAAAACTCCCTTAGATTCTTATTCTTTATTCCCTTTGAACCAGCTCTGCCGCAAATAGTAAATAAGATATTCATTTTCTCTTCCCCTCCTTTGCTATTTTTAATGTATCTAGAGCAGTTGAGATATCATTATCGTTAACAACTCTACCTTCCATCATATCAAAAAAATGCGATATCTCCTTACGTTGATAATCATTTCTTTGCTCTTTAAAAGATATAATTTCCCTACGCTTTAAGAACCTTATCTCGCTATTAATGAGATCACCTATAATTGTGTCATCATTTGTAAACAGTTGCACTTCTCTTATACTCTGACGGCCAAAGTAATCAAGATGTACTTCTATTGCCATTGTAGGATACTGAGCAATATATAATGATAAATCATCGCTATCAATTTCTAAATTAGAATATTTACCTTTTATATTTAAAACTTCATCGGGCTGTCCAAATAAATAACATAAATAATCCCACTCATGTATTAAGTCAATTGATACACCACCGCCCTGTTCCTTATGGGCACTGTAGTTTTTTCGATAATCTTGACCCGGTCTCCACTCTGGGAGATAACTGGAACAAATAACCCTAGCGCAAAATACTCGACTCAAATTCAATTTAAATTTGAGATATTGAATGACATCGGTATATCTTAATGGACAAGCTACATAATATACACCATCACTTTTCAAATGCAATGTCTCCAATGAAACATCTATCTTATCAAATACCGGTTTCTCTATAAACATATGCTTAGTCTTTTCAACGAAATGCTGGATAGTTTGATAGTGCAGATCTGTAGGGTTCGTAACAAAAATTACATCATAATCACTCGGGGCGAAGCAGTAAGAATAATATACTTGATTGATATGTTGAACTACCTTGCTATCAGGTTCTGTACCTATACCACTCCTAATTAAATCAATCGTATAGGATATGCCACGTTCTTTTAAAATAGATACGATATTTAAAAGATGCCTTGTGCCGATCGAACCCAATCCAACCATACCTATTTTATATAAACCTTTCATACTATGCCTCTAATCTATCAATGATTCTGAGAATGTTCTTGTCGTTTTCAAAACTGTAAATGGGAACTTTCCCTTCAATTATTGCATTGAAGAAGGAATCTATTTCATTTGAGTAGGCATTTTCAACCACGAAACTACTATAATTTTCAAGCTGATCTAATTCTTTATATAATTGAACTTTGACATCTCTTTTTTCCGCATAATCATATACGTATAACCCGTTTGGAGAACCATCCCAATGAAGATAAAGTTGTTCTCCAAAAACCTCTAAATTTCTAACCGCTTTTCTAGATACAATGTCAACTGCTAAGGTACCTTTATAGCCTGAGTCGTGTTGGATAAGTACTAAATAGTTATCCTCATAATCAATATTCAAATTACTCATTTTACTTTTTATCACATCTACTTTTATAATATCCCCAAACACATCCGACAACCACGGGAGCTCAATCGCAAATATTTCGCGGCATCCATTTGAGCGCTTATTACCAACGAAGAAGTCCTCGTAGTTCTCCCAAGGATGCCAGTCAGGAAGATATTGACCAATATGGTATGTATAATTAAGCTGACAATTTGTTTGTTTTGTCAAACTCTTAATCTGTTTGATTTCATCTCTATATAAAAAAGTTGATGAGAGAAATAAGACTACGTTTTTTTGTTTTGCCAATACAATATTTTCTTCATATCCGTCCGCTACTAAGTTTAATTCAGAGAATACATGCAACCCGCTATTTAAACATTGAGTAATAATGTTGCAATGTGATAGAGGTGACGTGCAGATGAATGCACAATCAATCTTGGTTGTAGCAATAGCTTCTGTTAAGTTGTTATAGGTGGTAATTCTCCACTCTTCTTCGCAAGTCTTTCTGCGTTCTTCATTTGTATCCACGCCAATAATATCAAATGCTCCATATTTCTTTTGAATTAAACGAATCCTTCTTTTTCCCATTGATCCTAAACCAATTACTACAACTCTCACTTATCTCACCTCACAATCATAAAATTTCTTCTTCAGGTCTATTTTTCCGCTAAGGGAAAATTCTTTTACCTTAGCGACTATTTTCTCAGATGTATTCCCATCACCATATGGGTTAATAGTGTTTCTAGCTCTATTTTGGGCCTTATCCGTAAGTGCCAAAGCGATCGCTTTTTCAATTTCATTCGAAAGAGGCTTGCAGTTGATAATACTGTCTGCCTGTAATCTCCCTTTTTGACGATCACCTATATTAATAGTCGGTACTCTAAGGCTCGGTGCCTCAACTAACCCGCTTGATGAGTTGCCCATTACCATTGCACTATACTTGACTGTACTCAAATAACGAACCATTCCCAGTGATGCAAAGGCAATAGAATTTTCATTCTCTTTCACATATGCATCTAGCATTTGGTTGATAATACGGCCATTTGCATCAGCATTAGCCTTGCTAAACACAAATTTCATTTCTTTATGCTTTTTACATACATCTAATACTGCTTTAAACTGCTCAGCAGAATTATTATCTTTAAGCGTGACCGGATGGAATGTTACCATTGCATATGGTTTGTCTAACTTAAAGTTAAGGGCAACCTCTAATTCTGACTTACTCAGGAGTTCTTCTTGAAGGATATTCTCTATACCAATCGCGCCTACGCAAAATACTCTATCCGGTTGTTCACCTAATTGAATAACCCGATTCCGATATTGTTCTGTACTGGTAAAATGCAGATAGCTTAACTTTGTGATAGCATGACGAATACATTCATCAACTGCACCTTCTGTTATTTCTCCCCCATATAAATGTACAATCGGTATTCTCTGATTCATAGCAGCACAACATACCGCCAATGTTTCATAGCGGTCACCTAATACCATCAACAGATTGGGATTCTGTCTAGCAAAATAGTCTGCAAACCCTAGCAATGCTAATCCCATAGATTTCGAGATTGCAATTGGCGTATCTCCACTTAATAGGATTTCAATTTTCTCATCAATAGGAATTCCGTCTTGTCCAATTTCTTTATAGGTTAATCCAAACTCAGGTGACAAATGTGCTCCTGTTACAACTACGCGCACATCAAAATTCGGATCTGCCATCAGCTTTAAAATAACTGGTTTCAAAAGTCCGTATTCTGCTCTTGTTGCAGTTAATACGCATATTTTCTTTTTCATAGCACTATCAATTCATCCTCTTCAAAATCTTTAATAGCCTTTTTCCCCAGTACTTCAAACCATCTCATTGGGCTAATCCCATTTCCAGGGCGTTTTGTTGTAATATTTGTCTCTGAAAAGGTTTCCCCTTTTTTAATATTACGACTAGCTATAATACTCTTTCTCGCTACTGCAATATTTTTCTTCTCAGATTCTGATGGCCTCTTTTCACCATTTCCAATCGCTAATTCTACATTTCTGATTGCTCTCACCATACTTGCGAGCTCATCCGGTTCCAAACTTGCTTTATGGTCGGGACCTTCCATATTTCTATCTAAAGTAAAATGTTTCTCAATAACCGTTGCACCCATAGCCACTGCAGCAATCGAGATCTCTATTCCTTTGGTATGATCTGAATATCCTACTGGAACATTGAATTCTTCCTTCAAAGTTTCCATTGCCTTTAAATTTACATCTAAATAAGGTGCCGGATATTCTGTTGTGCAATGAAGTAATGTTATCTTACCGCTACCGTTGTCTCGTAATACAGTAATTGCAGCTTGAATCTCCTCTAGCGTGCTCATGCCTGTTGACAAAATGATGGGCTTATGAGTATTGGCAATTTTAATCAAATACGGGAGATTTGTAATCTCGCCGGAGGGAATTTTCCAAAAAGGCATATCTAATTTACTAAGAAAATCTATACTTGCTAAATCAAAAGGAGTTGATAAAAAGATAATGTCATTTTCGTTACAATATTTATCCAACATGTCAAACTGCTCATACGTAAGTAACAGTTTTTTTATCATCTCATATTGATTTTCCTCATTACCCGTCGTTTCTTTTTGATAGTCAGCTTTTGCAGCGTTCTTTGACAGAAGCATACCTAATTGAGCAGTTTGAAATTTAACAATATCTGCTCCGCATCGTTTTGCTTCAATTATCATTCTTTTTGCAATTTCTATAGATCCATTATGATTAACGCCAGCTTCCGCTATGATTAATGTTTTCATTTTTCAGCTTTCCCCATTTATTTCTTTTGCCTTATTACTTTAGCTGGATTTCCCACCGCGGTACAATTATTAGGTGTATCTCGAATTACAACTGATCCTGCACCTATTATCGTATTTTCTCCAATACTTAATCCTTGGATTATCTGCGTTCCTGTTCCAATTTCTGTTTCTGCTTTGATGTGTACATTTCCTGAAACATTCACACTTGGATATAAGGTAACATAGTCCTCTAATTCCGCATCATGTCCAACAGTACAATCATAAATAATAGTAACAAAATCTCCTAAACATATATCGACCGTCAAAATACTA from Desulfitobacterium dichloroeliminans LMG P-21439 encodes the following:
- a CDS encoding cytidylyltransferase domain-containing protein; protein product: MNILFTICGRAGSKGIKNKNLREFLGYPLPFYTASAIDLYRKQNPDVQCDVVLNTDSKDLAALFKERVCFDVNIIERDESLGLDSTPKVAVILNCLEIMRQRKAVFYDMVVDLDVTSPLRTAEDVRNLIENKIISNADVVFSVTDSRRNPYFNMVKKTENGYERVIASNFNARQEAPEIFDMNASLYAYSPSFLERKKSIFEGKCESIKMMDTAVLDLDHESDFELMQVIAEYLFDKLPEFRVVRDNIALCCKEWATNN
- a CDS encoding Gfo/Idh/MocA family oxidoreductase; protein product: MKGLYKIGMVGLGSIGTRHLLNIVSILKERGISYTIDLIRSGIGTEPDSKVVQHINQVYYSYCFAPSDYDVIFVTNPTDLHYQTIQHFVEKTKHMFIEKPVFDKIDVSLETLHLKSDGVYYVACPLRYTDVIQYLKFKLNLSRVFCARVICSSYLPEWRPGQDYRKNYSAHKEQGGGVSIDLIHEWDYLCYLFGQPDEVLNIKGKYSNLEIDSDDLSLYIAQYPTMAIEVHLDYFGRQSIREVQLFTNDDTIIGDLINSEIRFLKRREIISFKEQRNDYQRKEISHFFDMMEGRVVNDNDISTALDTLKIAKEGKRK
- a CDS encoding Gfo/Idh/MocA family protein, with translation MRVVVIGLGSMGKRRIRLIQKKYGAFDIIGVDTNEERRKTCEEEWRITTYNNLTEAIATTKIDCAFICTSPLSHCNIITQCLNSGLHVFSELNLVADGYEENIVLAKQKNVVLFLSSTFLYRDEIKQIKSLTKQTNCQLNYTYHIGQYLPDWHPWENYEDFFVGNKRSNGCREIFAIELPWLSDVFGDIIKVDVIKSKMSNLNIDYEDNYLVLIQHDSGYKGTLAVDIVSRKAVRNLEVFGEQLYLHWDGSPNGLYVYDYAEKRDVKVQLYKELDQLENYSSFVVENAYSNEIDSFFNAIIEGKVPIYSFENDKNILRIIDRLEA
- the neuC gene encoding UDP-N-acetylglucosamine 2-epimerase, which produces MKKKICVLTATRAEYGLLKPVILKLMADPNFDVRVVVTGAHLSPEFGLTYKEIGQDGIPIDEKIEILLSGDTPIAISKSMGLALLGFADYFARQNPNLLMVLGDRYETLAVCCAAMNQRIPIVHLYGGEITEGAVDECIRHAITKLSYLHFTSTEQYRNRVIQLGEQPDRVFCVGAIGIENILQEELLSKSELEVALNFKLDKPYAMVTFHPVTLKDNNSAEQFKAVLDVCKKHKEMKFVFSKANADANGRIINQMLDAYVKENENSIAFASLGMVRYLSTVKYSAMVMGNSSSGLVEAPSLRVPTINIGDRQKGRLQADSIINCKPLSNEIEKAIALALTDKAQNRARNTINPYGDGNTSEKIVAKVKEFSLSGKIDLKKKFYDCEVR
- the neuB gene encoding N-acetylneuraminate synthase, with translation MKTLIIAEAGVNHNGSIEIAKRMIIEAKRCGADIVKFQTAQLGMLLSKNAAKADYQKETTGNEENQYEMIKKLLLTYEQFDMLDKYCNENDIIFLSTPFDLASIDFLSKLDMPFWKIPSGEITNLPYLIKIANTHKPIILSTGMSTLEEIQAAITVLRDNGSGKITLLHCTTEYPAPYLDVNLKAMETLKEEFNVPVGYSDHTKGIEISIAAVAMGATVIEKHFTLDRNMEGPDHKASLEPDELASMVRAIRNVELAIGNGEKRPSESEKKNIAVARKSIIASRNIKKGETFSETNITTKRPGNGISPMRWFEVLGKKAIKDFEEDELIVL